A single genomic interval of Flavobacteriales bacterium harbors:
- the infB gene encoding translation initiation factor IF-2: MSEAADKGVRLSKVAREFNLGLHTVVEFLEKKGHKVESNPNTKIAGDLYDLLLAEFGTDKAIKEQSKATVQLRQERETISLAPEKPAARPVAEEPAPAPTPAAAEPAAAPEVKPAAETIKARVEKPSVKVLDKIDLTARKKTPASRSTAEAAPAPEPPPAAPPAAPPAPVAPPTPAAPAEPELIRARAEKLTGPKTVGKIELPVEKERKPADRGDQGGERGRRKRIVKPGPVNVDRAVQQEQRDAASRPGGRPGELDENAVKKKVSETLARLTGGKSKGAKIRRDKRAERFQRFEEEQAARELAGKTLKVTEFVTASELASMMGVPVTDIIKACFSLGLMVSINQRLDAETLSVIADEYGFKVEFVGAEVQENIPMEADDERRMVPRPPIVTVMGHVDHGKTSLLDYVRNANVVAGEAGGITQHIGAYSVQLKNGKHITFLDTPGHEAFTAMRARGAQVTDIAIIVISADDSVMPQTREAINHAQAAGVPMVFALNKIDKEGANPDKIREELSQMNILVEEWGGKFQSQEISAKKGIGIENLLDKVLLEAEMLDLKADPAKRAMGVVIESTLEQGRGYVTTILVEGGTLRKGDVLLAGQFSGRVRNMFNERGQAVNDAGPSTPVSILGLDGAPNAGDHFYVLEDEREARQIATRRQQLQREQGIRTHKHITLDEIGRRLAIGDFKELNIIVKGDVDGSVEALTDSLLKLSTEKIKVNVIHKAVGPIAESDVLLATASDAIIIGFQVRPTPGARKLAETEEIDIRMYSIIYDAIEEIKQAMEGMLAPKEVEKVVGTAEVRETFKISKVGTVAGCFVLDGKLKRTNKVRVIRDGIVVYTGDLGSLKRFKDDVKEVTHGYECGLNVEKFNDIKVGDHIEAFELVEVKQTLND; the protein is encoded by the coding sequence ATGAGCGAAGCAGCTGACAAAGGTGTGCGGTTGAGCAAGGTGGCCCGCGAGTTCAACCTCGGGCTCCACACCGTGGTGGAGTTCCTGGAGAAGAAGGGCCACAAGGTGGAGAGCAACCCCAACACCAAGATCGCCGGGGACCTCTACGACCTGCTGTTGGCCGAGTTCGGTACGGACAAGGCCATCAAGGAGCAGAGCAAGGCCACCGTGCAACTGCGTCAGGAGCGGGAGACGATCAGTCTCGCGCCCGAGAAGCCGGCCGCCCGACCGGTGGCGGAGGAGCCCGCGCCGGCCCCGACGCCCGCGGCTGCTGAGCCCGCCGCCGCACCGGAGGTGAAGCCCGCCGCCGAGACCATCAAGGCCCGGGTGGAGAAGCCTTCGGTGAAGGTGCTGGACAAGATCGACCTGACCGCGCGCAAGAAGACGCCCGCCTCGCGCAGCACCGCTGAAGCGGCCCCGGCACCCGAGCCGCCCCCTGCCGCGCCTCCCGCCGCGCCGCCCGCACCGGTGGCCCCGCCGACGCCGGCCGCCCCCGCCGAACCGGAGCTCATCCGTGCGCGGGCCGAGAAGCTCACCGGCCCCAAGACCGTGGGCAAGATCGAGCTGCCGGTGGAGAAGGAACGCAAGCCGGCCGACCGCGGCGACCAGGGTGGCGAACGCGGGCGCCGCAAGCGCATCGTGAAGCCCGGTCCGGTGAACGTGGACAGGGCCGTGCAGCAGGAGCAGCGCGATGCCGCCAGCCGCCCCGGCGGCCGTCCCGGCGAGCTCGACGAGAACGCCGTGAAGAAGAAGGTGAGCGAGACCCTCGCGCGCCTCACCGGCGGCAAGAGCAAGGGCGCGAAGATCCGCCGCGACAAGCGCGCCGAGCGCTTCCAGCGCTTCGAGGAAGAGCAGGCCGCCCGCGAGCTGGCCGGCAAGACCCTCAAGGTCACCGAGTTCGTCACCGCCAGCGAACTGGCCTCCATGATGGGCGTGCCCGTCACCGACATCATCAAGGCCTGCTTCAGCCTGGGCCTCATGGTGAGCATCAACCAGCGCCTCGACGCGGAGACGCTGTCCGTGATCGCCGACGAGTACGGCTTCAAGGTGGAGTTCGTGGGCGCCGAGGTGCAGGAGAACATCCCCATGGAGGCCGACGATGAGCGCCGCATGGTGCCACGTCCGCCCATCGTCACCGTGATGGGCCACGTGGACCACGGCAAGACCTCCCTGCTGGACTACGTGCGCAATGCCAACGTGGTGGCCGGTGAGGCCGGGGGCATCACCCAGCACATCGGGGCCTACAGTGTGCAGCTCAAGAACGGCAAGCACATCACCTTCCTGGACACCCCGGGCCACGAGGCCTTCACGGCCATGCGCGCCCGCGGCGCCCAGGTGACGGACATCGCCATCATCGTGATCTCGGCGGACGACAGCGTGATGCCGCAGACGCGGGAGGCCATCAACCACGCGCAGGCCGCCGGCGTGCCGATGGTCTTCGCCCTCAACAAGATCGACAAGGAGGGGGCCAACCCCGACAAGATCCGCGAGGAGCTCAGCCAGATGAACATCCTGGTGGAGGAGTGGGGCGGCAAGTTCCAGAGCCAGGAGATCAGCGCCAAGAAGGGCATCGGCATCGAGAACCTCCTGGACAAGGTCCTGCTGGAGGCCGAGATGCTGGACCTGAAGGCCGACCCCGCCAAACGCGCCATGGGCGTGGTGATCGAGAGCACCCTGGAGCAGGGCCGCGGCTATGTCACCACCATCCTGGTGGAAGGCGGCACCCTGCGGAAAGGCGACGTGCTGCTGGCCGGTCAGTTCAGTGGGCGCGTGCGCAACATGTTCAACGAACGCGGGCAGGCCGTCAACGATGCGGGCCCCTCCACCCCGGTCTCCATCCTGGGCCTGGACGGCGCGCCCAATGCGGGCGATCATTTCTATGTGCTGGAGGATGAGCGCGAGGCCCGCCAGATCGCCACGCGGCGGCAGCAGCTGCAGCGTGAACAAGGCATCCGCACGCACAAGCACATCACCCTGGACGAGATCGGCCGCCGCCTCGCCATCGGCGACTTCAAGGAGCTCAACATCATCGTGAAGGGCGATGTGGACGGCTCGGTGGAGGCGCTCACCGACTCGCTGCTCAAGCTCAGCACCGAGAAGATCAAGGTGAACGTGATCCACAAGGCCGTGGGCCCCATCGCCGAGAGCGATGTGCTGCTGGCCACCGCCTCGGACGCCATCATCATCGGCTTCCAGGTGCGGCCCACCCCCGGCGCACGCAAGCTGGCCGAGACCGAGGAGATCGACATCCGCATGTACTCCATCATCTACGACGCCATCGAGGAGATCAAGCAGGCCATGGAGGGCATGCTCGCGCCCAAGGAGGTGGAGAAGGTGGTGGGCACCGCCGAGGTCCGCGAGACCTTCAAGATCAGCAAGGTGGGTACGGTGGCCGGCTGCTTCGTGCTCGACGGCAAGCTCAAGCGCACCAACAAGGTGCGCGTGATCCGCGACGGCATCGTGGTGTACACCGGCGACCTCGGCAGCCTCAAGCGGTTCAAGGACGACGTGAAGGAGGTGACCCACGGCTACGAGTGCGGCCTCAACGTGGAGAAGTTCAACGACATCAAGGTGGGCGACCACATCGAAGCCTTCGAGCTCGTGGAGGTGAAGCAGACGCTGAACGACTGA
- a CDS encoding ribosome assembly cofactor RimP, protein MRELVERHLAGTGHFLVDVEVRPGDKVVVEVDDPQAITLEQLVALNRALRDDLDAQGHDLELQVGSPGMGRPFKVPAQYAKHTGRLVVVKLADGRALEGRLEAVEATRLHLRPLLPSKVKGRPDKLDDDVLALPFADIRSTQASLKFK, encoded by the coding sequence ATGCGGGAATTGGTGGAGCGCCATCTGGCGGGCACCGGTCATTTCCTGGTGGACGTGGAGGTGCGCCCCGGCGACAAGGTGGTGGTGGAGGTGGACGACCCCCAGGCCATCACCCTGGAGCAGCTGGTGGCGCTGAACCGCGCCCTGCGCGACGACCTGGACGCCCAGGGGCACGACCTGGAGCTTCAGGTGGGCAGCCCCGGCATGGGCCGCCCCTTCAAGGTGCCCGCCCAGTACGCCAAGCACACCGGCCGCCTGGTGGTGGTGAAGCTCGCCGACGGCCGTGCCCTCGAGGGGCGGCTGGAGGCGGTGGAGGCCACCCGCCTGCACCTGCGGCCGCTGCTCCCGAGCAAGGTGAAGGGCCGGCCCGACAAGCTGGACGACGATGTGCTTGCACTGCCTTTCGCCGACATCCGATCCACACAAGCCAGCCTAAAGTTCAAATGA
- a CDS encoding PorT family protein has protein sequence MKPILICLTLLPAAVLGQWQLSVFGGAGLGRLPTDLMPATGRGESQKIFFGTSWSAGLQVRHVLSGPLHFATGIHWTCISGRDEYWIGEFMPNSAERRLGYVSLPMLVEVDAWRLQLGAGFQCGYLAAQKGRFIRDLMFVPGSTTVTETRELGLRAFDIGLAAKLTTTIAERWNVGIRFYRGLADIKDHTDGQLSPLWTQQLIAVVAYRILPKGRRSKQGATSIPEPDPAD, from the coding sequence ATGAAACCCATCCTCATATGCCTGACCCTGCTCCCGGCGGCGGTGCTTGGTCAGTGGCAGCTTTCCGTGTTCGGCGGGGCGGGTCTTGGTCGACTGCCCACCGATCTCATGCCGGCTACCGGTCGCGGCGAGTCTCAGAAGATCTTCTTCGGCACTAGTTGGTCGGCCGGTCTCCAGGTTCGCCACGTCCTAAGTGGGCCGCTGCATTTCGCGACGGGCATCCATTGGACCTGCATCAGCGGTCGGGATGAGTATTGGATCGGCGAGTTCATGCCCAATTCGGCGGAGCGTAGGTTGGGCTATGTGTCGCTGCCCATGCTGGTGGAGGTTGATGCATGGCGCCTACAGCTTGGCGCGGGCTTTCAATGCGGTTATCTGGCCGCGCAGAAGGGCCGCTTCATCCGCGACCTCATGTTCGTGCCTGGCTCCACCACGGTGACAGAGACGCGGGAACTCGGCTTGCGCGCCTTCGACATCGGGCTCGCGGCCAAGCTCACGACAACGATCGCTGAACGATGGAACGTCGGCATTCGCTTTTACCGAGGGCTTGCCGACATCAAGGACCATACGGACGGACAGCTCTCACCACTGTGGACGCAGCAACTGATCGCGGTGGTGGCCTATCGCATCCTGCCGAAGGGGAGGAGGTCCAAGCAGGGGGCGACTTCCATTCCGGAACCTGATCCGGCGGACTGA
- a CDS encoding c-type cytochrome, whose product MAQPADAALYATGEKVFKGNCASCHKPDKDMTGPALKDARARWEGKGDIYAWVRNSTDVIKSGNAYANELFTKWNKSVMTPMALSNEEIDAVLYYADNYAPPAPPPGKEPVPAGEPQDVPFWPWMLVIGLLLLVVALSLGGVRKSLTNAVRETEGQGPAPDRTAWQSFKDWAWHNKTFASVLGLLLLTWGIVSAWDWALTIGVYGGDTVEHYKPEQPIRFDHTLHAGKADKGNLAINCVYCHNSAEKSKHAGIPTANVCMNCHQAVGESQRNPWSTAEIKKIHDATGWDGKAYTGTPKPIEWVKVHNLPDHAYFNHAQHVAVGKLECQECHGPIDEKMDVAEQWAPLTMGWCIQCHNEKEVKMAGNGYYDEVMARLEKNEKLGHRELKEYLEDEKITVKELGGWECAKCHY is encoded by the coding sequence ATGGCCCAGCCGGCGGACGCTGCGTTGTACGCCACCGGTGAAAAGGTCTTCAAAGGCAATTGCGCCAGCTGCCATAAGCCGGACAAGGATATGACCGGCCCTGCGCTGAAGGATGCGCGCGCCCGGTGGGAAGGCAAGGGCGACATCTATGCGTGGGTGCGCAACAGCACCGACGTCATCAAGAGCGGCAACGCTTACGCCAACGAGCTCTTCACCAAGTGGAACAAGAGCGTCATGACCCCCATGGCGCTCTCCAACGAGGAGATCGATGCGGTGCTCTACTACGCGGACAACTACGCGCCGCCCGCGCCGCCTCCCGGCAAGGAGCCGGTTCCAGCGGGCGAACCGCAGGACGTCCCGTTCTGGCCGTGGATGCTGGTGATCGGCCTGCTGCTGCTGGTGGTCGCATTGAGCCTCGGCGGCGTGCGCAAGAGCCTCACCAATGCGGTGCGTGAGACCGAGGGCCAGGGGCCAGCACCGGACCGCACCGCTTGGCAGTCCTTCAAGGATTGGGCCTGGCACAACAAGACCTTCGCCTCGGTGCTCGGCCTGCTGCTGCTCACCTGGGGCATCGTGTCGGCCTGGGATTGGGCCCTCACCATCGGGGTGTATGGCGGCGACACCGTGGAGCACTACAAGCCCGAACAGCCCATCCGCTTCGACCACACGCTGCATGCCGGCAAGGCCGACAAGGGCAACCTGGCCATCAACTGTGTCTACTGCCACAACAGCGCCGAGAAGAGCAAGCATGCCGGCATCCCCACGGCCAACGTGTGCATGAACTGCCACCAGGCCGTCGGCGAATCGCAGCGCAATCCCTGGAGCACTGCGGAGATCAAGAAGATCCACGACGCCACGGGGTGGGATGGCAAGGCCTACACCGGCACGCCGAAGCCCATCGAATGGGTGAAGGTGCACAACCTGCCGGACCACGCGTACTTCAACCACGCGCAGCACGTGGCGGTGGGCAAGCTCGAATGCCAGGAGTGCCATGGCCCCATCGACGAGAAGATGGACGTGGCCGAACAGTGGGCCCCCCTGACGATGGGCTGGTGCATCCAGTGCCACAACGAGAAGGAGGTGAAGATGGCCGGCAACGGCTACTACGATGAGGTGATGGCCCGCCTGGAGAAGAACGAGAAGTTGGGCCACCGCGAGCTGAAGGAGTACCTGGAGGACGAGAAGATCACCGTGAAGGAGCTTGGCGGCTGGGAATGCGCCAAGTGCCACTACTAA
- a CDS encoding SPOR domain-containing protein, which produces MRVHHLLPLLVLLHAAALRGQSDADSSAVRWLGDARALEFMAAYPTLDRVIEGYRVQIHLGSKTDAVKVRQAFLQRHPDVPAYLSYLAPNFRIRVGDLRDRVEAERLRQELRPEFPGCYVVQDQIEPPALTKAGVPSAP; this is translated from the coding sequence ATGCGCGTACACCACCTCCTTCCCCTCCTGGTGCTGCTCCACGCCGCCGCTCTCCGCGGTCAATCGGACGCGGACAGCAGTGCGGTGCGCTGGCTTGGTGACGCGCGCGCGCTGGAGTTCATGGCGGCCTATCCCACCCTGGACCGCGTGATCGAAGGGTATCGGGTGCAGATCCACCTGGGCAGCAAGACCGATGCGGTGAAGGTGCGGCAGGCGTTCCTGCAGCGCCACCCCGACGTGCCGGCCTACCTGAGCTACCTGGCGCCCAACTTCCGCATCCGGGTGGGCGACCTGCGCGACAGGGTCGAGGCGGAGCGGTTGCGACAGGAACTTCGTCCGGAGTTCCCGGGTTGCTATGTGGTGCAGGACCAGATCGAGCCACCAGCGCTCACCAAGGCCGGCGTGCCTTCCGCACCGTAG
- the rbfA gene encoding 30S ribosome-binding factor RbfA: MDSIRQNKVNSLLQEELAGVFQTEGQRLLPGSLITVSAVRVSPDLGVAKAYLSLFPVKDKQAALDRIRDEAHHLRGLLGRRIGKQMRVVPELLFYIDDSLDRAEAIDKLLKK; encoded by the coding sequence ATGGACAGCATCCGACAGAACAAGGTGAACAGCCTGCTGCAGGAGGAGCTCGCCGGGGTGTTCCAGACCGAGGGACAGCGCCTCCTGCCCGGCAGCCTCATCACTGTGAGCGCCGTGCGCGTGAGCCCCGACCTGGGCGTGGCCAAGGCCTACCTCAGCCTGTTCCCCGTGAAGGACAAGCAGGCCGCGCTCGACCGCATCCGCGACGAGGCCCACCACCTACGGGGGCTCCTGGGCCGCCGCATCGGCAAGCAGATGCGCGTGGTGCCCGAACTGCTCTTCTACATCGACGACTCCCTCGACCGGGCGGAGGCGATCGACAAGCTGCTGAAGAAATGA
- a CDS encoding class I SAM-dependent methyltransferase produces MQYDPVKRQLGSVFNRSPFLRKLFYGLLDLLLLRAWHVHKELKAWARDKRDKALHIYDAGAGYGQYSYWISGRLPQARITAIDVKEEQVADCKGFFQAIGRPQVTFQVGDVTRFQQPGAFDLVVCVDVMEHILEDEAALRCYSSSLKPGGMLVISTPSDQGGSDVHDEGEGSFIEEHVRDGYNIDDLKAKCLRNGFSRVEARYSYGTPGKISWRLSMKWPLLLLNTSKLFFLILPAYYLITYPVAYVLNWLDVSMKHATGTGLIVRAWR; encoded by the coding sequence ATGCAATACGACCCCGTCAAGCGCCAGCTCGGCTCCGTCTTCAACCGCTCGCCCTTCCTGCGCAAGCTGTTCTACGGCCTGCTGGACCTGCTGCTGCTGCGCGCCTGGCATGTGCACAAGGAGCTCAAGGCCTGGGCCCGGGACAAGCGCGACAAGGCCCTCCACATCTACGATGCCGGCGCGGGCTACGGCCAGTACAGCTACTGGATCAGCGGGCGGCTGCCCCAAGCGCGCATCACCGCCATCGATGTCAAGGAGGAACAGGTGGCGGACTGCAAAGGCTTCTTCCAGGCCATCGGCCGCCCGCAGGTGACGTTCCAGGTGGGCGACGTGACGCGCTTCCAGCAGCCCGGGGCCTTCGACCTGGTGGTGTGCGTGGACGTGATGGAGCACATCCTGGAGGATGAGGCGGCACTGCGCTGCTACAGCAGCTCGCTGAAACCCGGCGGCATGCTCGTCATCAGCACGCCGAGCGACCAGGGCGGCAGCGATGTGCACGACGAGGGCGAGGGCTCCTTCATCGAGGAGCACGTGCGCGACGGCTACAACATCGACGACCTGAAGGCGAAGTGCCTGCGCAACGGCTTCAGCAGGGTGGAGGCGCGCTACAGCTACGGCACCCCGGGCAAGATCAGCTGGCGCCTCAGCATGAAGTGGCCGCTGCTGCTGCTCAACACCAGCAAGCTCTTCTTCCTCATCCTGCCCGCGTACTACCTCATCACCTACCCGGTCGCCTACGTGCTCAACTGGCTTGATGTGTCCATGAAGCACGCCACGGGCACGGGGTTGATCGTAAGGGCTTGGAGGTGA
- the nusA gene encoding transcription termination/antitermination protein NusA, with product MSTVNLIESFGEFKDIKNIDRVTMMGILEDVFRGVVKKRFGEEANVDIIINPDKGDLEIWLNRVIVEDGMSEDDNLEIELSEARKIEPDFEVGEEVSQEVKIADFGRRNILSLKQNLQSRILELEKDHLYNKYKERVGEIMTGEVYQVWKRETLILDDEGNELILPKDQQIKSDFFKKGDSVRAVVWKVEMRNNTPVVILSRTAPEFLAKLFEQEVPEVADGLITIKRIVREPGERAKVAVESYDDRIDPVGACVGMKGSRIHGIVRELRNENIDVINFTSNEQLLIQRALSPAKIGNIKLDVEHKRAEVYMKPDQVALAIGKGGHNIKLASRLTGYEIDVYRETDEVTDDVDLEEFADEIEHWIIDELKTIGCDTARSVLDIPVDELVKRTDLEEETINEVVRILKAELES from the coding sequence ATGAGCACCGTGAACCTCATCGAATCCTTCGGGGAATTCAAGGACATCAAGAACATCGACCGGGTGACCATGATGGGCATCCTGGAGGATGTGTTCAGGGGTGTGGTGAAGAAACGTTTCGGCGAGGAGGCCAACGTGGACATCATCATCAACCCCGACAAGGGCGACCTGGAGATCTGGCTCAACCGCGTGATCGTGGAGGACGGCATGAGCGAGGACGACAACCTGGAGATCGAGCTCAGCGAGGCCCGCAAGATCGAGCCCGACTTCGAGGTGGGCGAGGAGGTGAGCCAGGAGGTGAAGATCGCCGACTTCGGCCGCCGCAACATCCTCAGCCTGAAGCAGAACCTGCAGAGCCGCATCCTGGAGCTCGAGAAGGACCACCTGTACAACAAGTACAAGGAGCGGGTGGGCGAGATCATGACCGGCGAGGTGTACCAGGTGTGGAAGCGCGAGACGCTCATCTTGGACGATGAGGGCAACGAGCTCATCCTGCCCAAGGACCAGCAGATCAAGAGCGACTTCTTCAAGAAGGGCGACAGCGTGCGGGCGGTAGTGTGGAAGGTGGAGATGCGCAACAACACGCCGGTGGTGATCCTGAGCCGCACGGCGCCGGAATTCCTGGCCAAGCTGTTCGAGCAGGAGGTGCCCGAGGTGGCCGACGGCCTCATCACCATCAAGCGCATCGTGCGCGAGCCGGGTGAACGGGCCAAGGTGGCCGTGGAGAGCTACGACGACCGCATCGATCCGGTGGGCGCCTGCGTGGGCATGAAGGGAAGCCGCATCCACGGCATCGTGCGCGAGCTGCGCAACGAGAACATCGACGTGATCAACTTCACCAGCAACGAGCAGCTGTTGATCCAGCGGGCGCTGAGCCCGGCCAAGATCGGCAACATCAAGCTCGACGTGGAGCACAAGCGCGCCGAGGTGTACATGAAGCCCGATCAGGTGGCCCTCGCCATCGGCAAGGGCGGCCACAACATCAAGCTCGCCAGCCGCCTCACCGGTTACGAGATCGATGTGTACCGCGAGACCGATGAGGTGACCGACGATGTGGACCTGGAGGAGTTCGCCGACGAGATCGAGCACTGGATCATCGACGAACTGAAGACCATCGGTTGCGACACGGCGCGCAGTGTGCTGGACATCCCGGTGGATGAGCTGGTGAAGCGCACCGACCTGGAGGAGGAAACGATCAATGAAGTGGTGCGGATCCTGAAGGCCGAGCTGGAGAGCTGA
- a CDS encoding ABC transporter ATP-binding protein translates to MEAGMHGMRNFFRVLRYARPYRGYAVLNVVFNLASTVFHLGSLLVFIPFLNLLFGQAPPPTARPVVDLSLEGLKRLPELFNWRMAAYILEHGQMGGLVFICVVVALCFLLKNLFRYFALWAIGILRNRAVRDLRNEVYDKILDLPMRFHTGERKGNTIARITNDVQEVEFSIMNYIEMVFREPITITLSLALMIGISWKLTLIALLLLPLSGLLIGRIGKSLRKEGLRAQQKAADLLSTVEETLTGMRVVKAFNGEEQMRRRFRRENEMLNKLNVFTLRRRDMASPLSEFLGALVMVTLVYLGGSLVIGQDPSLSGGAFIGYIILFSQLLAPAKSFTTGYYWIRKGGASAERIFELLAVENSVKERPDARPIAAFTDRVVFEGVQFAYDERPVLRTVDLVLPKGRSVALVGTSGGGKSTLAGLLPRFYDVTGGRVLIDGHDVRDLKLKDLRALMGIVTQDSILFNDTVANNIAFGQPGVATAEIERAARIANAHDFILRLENGYQTGIGDMGNRLSGGQKQRLAIARAVLKNPPILILDEATSALDTESERLVQDALFRMMEGRTSLVIAHRLSTIQHCDEICVVVDGAIVERGTHAVLHASGGHYRRLCDMQAFD, encoded by the coding sequence GTGGAAGCGGGGATGCACGGCATGCGCAACTTCTTCCGCGTCCTGCGCTACGCGCGGCCCTACCGGGGTTACGCGGTGCTCAACGTGGTGTTCAACCTGGCGAGCACCGTGTTCCACCTGGGCTCGCTGCTGGTCTTCATCCCCTTCCTCAACCTGCTCTTCGGCCAGGCGCCGCCGCCCACCGCCCGGCCCGTGGTGGACCTCAGCCTGGAGGGCCTCAAGCGCCTGCCTGAGCTCTTCAACTGGCGGATGGCGGCCTACATCCTGGAGCACGGCCAGATGGGCGGGCTGGTCTTCATCTGCGTGGTGGTGGCCCTGTGCTTCCTGCTGAAGAACCTCTTCCGGTATTTCGCGCTCTGGGCCATCGGCATCCTGCGCAACCGGGCGGTGCGTGACCTGCGCAACGAGGTGTACGACAAGATCCTGGACCTGCCCATGCGCTTCCATACCGGTGAACGCAAGGGGAACACCATCGCGCGCATCACCAACGATGTGCAGGAGGTGGAGTTCAGCATCATGAACTACATCGAGATGGTGTTCCGCGAGCCGATCACCATCACGCTGTCCCTGGCGCTGATGATCGGCATTTCGTGGAAGCTCACGCTCATCGCCCTGCTGCTGCTGCCACTGAGCGGGCTGTTGATCGGCCGCATCGGCAAGAGCCTGCGCAAGGAAGGCCTCCGGGCGCAGCAGAAGGCCGCCGACCTGTTGAGCACCGTGGAGGAGACCCTCACCGGCATGCGGGTGGTGAAGGCCTTCAACGGCGAGGAGCAGATGCGGCGGCGGTTCCGGCGCGAGAACGAGATGCTCAACAAACTGAACGTGTTCACGCTGCGGCGGCGCGACATGGCCTCGCCGTTGAGCGAGTTCCTGGGGGCCTTGGTGATGGTGACGCTGGTGTATCTGGGCGGCAGCCTGGTCATCGGGCAGGACCCCAGCCTGAGCGGGGGCGCCTTCATCGGCTACATCATCCTCTTCAGCCAGCTGCTGGCGCCCGCCAAGAGCTTCACCACGGGCTACTACTGGATCCGCAAGGGGGGGGCCAGTGCCGAGCGCATCTTCGAACTGCTGGCCGTGGAGAACAGCGTGAAGGAGCGCCCCGATGCCAGGCCCATCGCCGCCTTCACCGACCGCGTGGTGTTCGAGGGCGTGCAGTTCGCCTACGACGAGCGGCCCGTGCTGCGCACCGTGGACCTGGTGCTGCCCAAGGGCCGCAGCGTGGCGCTGGTGGGCACCAGCGGAGGAGGCAAGAGCACGCTCGCCGGTCTGCTGCCGCGGTTCTACGACGTCACCGGTGGTCGTGTGCTGATCGACGGCCACGATGTGCGGGACCTGAAGCTCAAGGACCTGCGGGCCCTGATGGGCATCGTGACCCAGGACAGCATCCTGTTCAACGACACGGTGGCCAACAACATCGCCTTCGGGCAGCCCGGGGTGGCCACGGCCGAGATCGAGCGCGCGGCCCGGATCGCGAACGCGCACGACTTCATCCTGCGCTTGGAGAACGGGTATCAGACCGGCATCGGCGACATGGGCAATCGCCTGAGCGGCGGGCAGAAACAGCGCCTGGCCATCGCCCGGGCCGTGCTGAAGAACCCGCCGATCCTGATCCTGGACGAGGCCACCAGCGCGCTGGACACCGAGAGCGAACGGCTGGTGCAGGACGCGCTCTTCCGGATGATGGAGGGGCGCACCAGCCTGGTGATCGCGCATCGGTTGAGCACCATCCAGCACTGCGACGAGATCTGCGTGGTGGTGGACGGCGCCATCGTGGAGCGGGGCACGCACGCCGTGCTGCATGCCTCCGGGGGGCACTATCGCCGGTTGTGCGACATGCAGGCCTTCGACTGA